DNA from Neoarius graeffei isolate fNeoGra1 chromosome 17, fNeoGra1.pri, whole genome shotgun sequence:
atctaaataaatatttataaaaatgtagaaaaagtttattaatatgacaaaataaatatgtgaaaattattaagcctgaattaagagtttggtaatacagcggccgcatcccaaatgactgcctactgaagctcgagtgcactatatagagtttaaaaatccattacttcctagtaacatgtagtgcacttatatagaaattagagagacatttaggagtcaaccctcgttaccaggctacacgttttcatttcagttcagaaacaaaaacacacacgagacctcacactttaacactaaccagataattaaacaaacaaacaaacaaaaaaagaaaatcattaaacttgaagagtgcgcttttttttttgtttacgtattacgtagatgtgcttattacgtgtcaatttgcgcatgcgggacacttttgggtcgttttccgttcatattggagatcgcatacaagtctcatataattggtaatgtgaacggcctaacaaaaaaatcggatttcacaacaaatcggatatgggtcgtttcaggttgcagtctgaacgtagtgttagctaCCAGGCAGTTAGCTAGCAGGCTAAGTTTATGCAAAGTTATGCTCTTAAATATTTTAGCAACTTTTCTTCATGACAATGAAGtgaaagaaaatgagacagaataATGTTAGCATGCATCAAACATTGCTCCAAAGAACAGCTTGCAGATATGCTACAAAACTGATGCATCTGAGTTTATTAATTATGAGCAATTTCTGTTTATTTGTACAAAAATTTTGGAATAGACACAACAAATACTGGTAAACATGAAAGTTAATGTACAATGTTAACATATAACTGTTACAGCTAATGCTAACACAATTAATATTCAAAGAAAATGTTAATGTAAAACACTGTAACACTGATTAAAATACGTTACCCACTGCAAATCCTAAATATAGCAAAAGTACCAAAAATTACTCACGGCAAACCATAAATTATTCAGAAGTCCCATAAATTACCCACCGCTAACCATAAATGTGGCAAAAGTACCAAATTTACTAttttgttttcccactgactagtttTATGTTGCCTTTTCTCACTATTCTTTGTGACTCATTCTTTTTAAGCTTTACATCATATGATGATAAAATTAATAAATTACTTTTAATAAAAACATACTACTGAAGCCTGCTGGTTTGGACATGGCCTTTATCTTAATGACACTGGAATTAAGTATAACAAAATATATTTCTGAGAAAGATGCTTTGTTCAGAAACACGTGTTTTGCAATGAAGTGACACTAACTCGCAGTAACCCTTTATCCTCATGTGACCTTAACTGAGTGAAGGCTACCTCAGTGTAAAGTCTCCGGTCAGTTCGTTTTTATTTTCCAGTCCTTCTGTCAATATTTATTTTGTTATATTAGTTCTATAAAAGGAGAATGTACCAGGGTTTAGGCAACATGTTCTGGATGACCATAAAAATATAAAGAATTGTTTTGTAGGGGTAAAAATAccatatgtgtgtgcgcgcgcgcgtgtgtgtgtgtgtgtataaaatcagACCTCAGTGGACACAATGAATcatgttaaaataataataataataattattattattattaattgttgCTTCAGTGCAGAACTTCAGTAAATTCCCAACAGCAAAGTAACTGGAATAAATGAGCTGTCAGATTTTCTCAtatgttttcatctcatctcattatctctagccgctttatcctgtcctacagggttgcaggcaagctggatcctatcccagctgactacgggtgaaaggcggggtacaccctggacaagtcgccaggtcatcacagggctgacacatagacacagacaaccattcacactcacattcacacctacgctcaatttagagtcaccagttaacctaacctgcatgtctttggactgtgggggaaaccggagcacccggaggaaacccacgcggacacggggagaacatgcaaactccacacagaaaggccctcgccggccacggggctcgaacccggaccttcttgctgtgaggcgacagtgctaaccactacaccaccgtgccgcccaattcacttcataagtcacagaattacaaccccgattccaaaaaagttgggacaaagtacaaattgtaaataaaaatggaatgcaataatttacaaatctcaaaaactgatattgtattcacaatagaacatagacaacatatcaaatgtcgaaagtgagacattttgaaatttcatgccaaatattggctcatttgaaatttcatgacagcaacacatgtcaaaaaagttgggacaggggcaataagaggctggaaaagttaaagggacaaaaaaggaacagctggaggaccaaattgcaactcattaggtcaattggcaataggtcattaacatgactgggtataaaaagagcatcttggagtggcagcggctctcagaagtaaagatgggaagaggatcaccaatccccctaattctgcgctgacaaatagtggagcaatatcagaaaggagttcgacagtgtaaaattgcaaagagtttgaacatatcatcatctacagtgcataatatcatcaaaagattcagagaatctggaagaatctctgtgcgtaagggtcaaggccggaaaaccatactgggtgcccgtgatcttcgggcccttagacggcactgcatcacatacaggcatgcttctgtattggaaatcacaaaatgggctcaggaatatttccagagaacattatctgtgaacacaattcaccgtgccatccgccgttgcctgctaaaactctatagttcaaagaagaagccgtatctaaacatgatccagaagcgcagacgtcttctctgggccaaggctcatttaaaatggactgtggcaaagtggaaaactgttctgtggtcagacaaatcaaaatttgaagttctttatggaaatcagggacgccgtgtcattcagactaaagaggagaaggacgacccaagttgttatcagcgctcagttcagaagcctgcatctctgatggtatggggttgcattagtgcatgtggcatgggcagcttacacatctggaaagacaccatcaatgctgaaaggtatatccaggttctagagcaacatatgctcccatccagacgacgtctctttcagggaagaccttgcattttccaaaatgacaatgccaaaccacatactgcatcaattacagcatcatggctacgtagaagaagggtccgggtactgaactggccagcctgcagtccagatctttcacccatagaaaacatttggcacatcataaaacggaagatacgacaaaaaagacctaagacagttgagcaactagaatcctacattagacaagaatgggttaacattcctatccctaaacttgagcaacttgtctcctcagtccccaggcgtttacagactgttgtaaagagaaaaggggatgtctcacagtggtaaacatggccttgtcccaacttttttgagatgtgttgttttcatgaaatttaaaatcacctaatttttctctttaaatgatacattttctcagtttaaacatttgatatgtcatctatgttctcatctcatctcatcatctctagccgctttatccttctacagggtcgcaggcaagctggagcctatcccagctgactacgggcgaaaggcggggttcaccctggacaagtcgccaggtcatcacagggctgacacatagacacagacaaccattcacactcacattcacacctacggtcaatttagagtcacgagttaacctaacctgcatgtctttggactgtgggggaaaccggagcacccggaggaaacccacgcggacacggggagaacatgcaaactccacacagaaaggccctcgccggccccggggctcgaacccaggaccttcttgctgtgaggcgacagcgctaaccactacaccaccgtgccaccctcatctatgttctattctgaataaaacatggaattttgaaacttccacatcattgcattccgtttttatttacaatttgtactttgtcccaacttttttggaatcggggttgtagttgattaagatccacctgtgtgcaatcaaagtgtcacatgatctgtcacatgatgtctgtttaaatcaacctgttctggaaggaccctgactctgcaacactactaagcaagcaacatgaaaaccaaggagcctccaaacagttcagagacaaagttgtggagaagtatagatcagggttgggttataaaaaatatcccaaactttgaatatcccacggagctccattaaatccattatagcaaaatggaaagaatatgacaccactacaaacctgacaagagaaggccccgcccaccaaaactcacagaccaggcaaggatggcattaatcagagatgcaacaaagacaccaaagataacactgaaggagctgcaaagatccacagtggagatgggagtatctgtccataggaccactttaagctgtacactccacagagtgggcggggctttatggaagagtgaccagaaaaaaaaagccattgcttaaaaaatcacatttggtgtttgcccaacagcatgtggcagactccccaaacacatggaagaagattctctggtcaaatgaaactaaaattgatatttttggccatcatgggaaacaccatgtgtggcacaaacccaacaccctgagaacaccattcctacagtgaagcatggtggtggcagcatcgtgctgtggggatgtttttcatctgcaaggacaagaaagctggtcaggacttaaggaaagatggatggcactaaatacagggcaattctgaaggaaaacctgtttgagtcggccagaggtttgagactgggatgcaggttcatgttccagcaggacaatgaccctaaacatactgctaaagctacactggagtggtttaaagggaaacatttgaatgttttggaatggccgagtcaaagcccagacctcaatccaactgggaatctgtggcataacttgaagattgctgtacaccaacgcaacccatctacagtggtgcttgaaagtttgtgaaccctttagaattttctatatttctgcagaaatatgacctaaaacataatcagattttcacacaagtcctaaaagtagataaagagaacccagttaagcaaatgagacaaaaatattatacttggtcatttatttattgaggaaaatgatccaatattacatatctgtgagtggaaaaagtatgtgaacatttgctttcagtatctggtgtgacccccttgtgcagcaataactgcaactaaacatttctggtaactgttgatcagtcctgcacaccagcttggaggaattttagcccgttcctccgtacagaacagctccaactctgggatgttggtgggtttcctcacatgaactgctcgcttcaggtccttccacaacatttcaattggattaaggtcaggactttgacttggccattccaaaacattaactttattcttcttaaccattctttggtagaacgacttgcatgcttagggtcgttgtcttgctgtatgacccaccttctcttgagattcagttcatggacagatgtcctgacattttcctttagaattcactggtataattcagaattcattgttccatcaatgatggcaaactgtcctggcccagatgcagcaaaacaggcccaaaccatgatactaccaccaccatgtttcacagatgggataaggttcttatgctggaatgcagtgttttcctttctccaaacataacgcttctcatttaaaccaaagagttctattttggtctcatccatccacaaaacattttccaatagccttctggcttgtccatgtgatctttagcaaactgcagacgagcagcaatctcgttttggagagcagtggctttctccttgcaaccctgccatgcacaacattgttgttcagtgttatcctgatggtggactcatgaacattaacattagccaatgtgagagagaccttcagttgcttagaagttatcctggggtcctttgtgaccatggtgactattacatgccttgctcttggagtgatctttgttggtcgaccactcctggggaggctaacaatggtcttgaatttcctccatttgtacacagtctgtctgactgtagattggtggagtccaaactctttagagatggttttgtagccttttccagcctgatgagcatcaacaatgctttttctgaggtcctcagaaatctcctttgttcgtgccatgatacacttccacaaacatgtgttgtgaagatcagactttgatagatccctgttctttaaataaaacagggtgcccactcacacctgattgtcatcccattgattgaaaacacctgagatctaatttcaccttcaaattaactgctaatcctagaggttcacatacttttgccactcacagatatgtaatattggatcattttcctcaataaataaatgaccaagtataatatttttgtctcatttgtttaactgggttctctatctacttttaggacttgtgtgaaaatctgatgatgctttaggtcatatttatgcagaaatatagaaaattctaaagggttcacaaactttcaagcaccactgtaacttgaaggagttggagcagttttgccttgaggaatgggcaaaaatcccagtggttagatgtgctaagctaatggagACATACCACAAGAgagttgcagctgtaattgcagcaaaaggtggctctacaaagtactgacttttttttgagggggggggggtacttatgcacactccaggtttatgttttttcatctgaattattgtttgtgccacaataaaaaaaaaaaaagcaatgtgcacctttaaagctgtaggcatgttgtgtaaatcaaatggtgctaaccctccaaaaatgggtttgtttccttggctgtttgctgagtggtgatacttcaacagaatattacactcagTGTTATTCTTTCATGGATCAATTTGGCACAAGACCTTTCTTATCTAGGTGGTCAGCACTtcgtgtacaaccccaattccaaaaaagttgggacaaagtacaaattgtaaataaaaacggaatgcaatgatgtggaagtttcaaaattccatattttattcagaatagaacatagatgtggtttggcattgtcatgttggaaaatgcaaggtcttccctgaaagagacgtcgtctgaatgggagcgtatgttgctcgagaacctggatatacctttcagcattgatggggtctttccagatgtgtaagctgcccataccacacgcactaatgcaaccccataccatcagagatgcaggcttctgaactgagcgctgataacaactcgggtcgtccttctcctctttagtccgaatgacacggcgtccctgatttccataaagaacttcaaattttgatccatctgaccacagaacagttttccactttgccacagtccattttaaatgagccttggcccagagaagacatctgcgcttctggatcatgtttagatacggcttcttctttgaactatagagttttagctggcaacggcggatggcacggtgaattgtgttcacagataatgttctctggaaatattcctgagccaattttgtgatttccaatacagaagcatgcctgtatgtgatgcagtgccatctaagggcccgaagatcacgggcacccagtatggttttccggccttgaccctcacgcacagagattcttccagattctctgaatcttttgatgatattatgcactgtagatgatgatatgttcaaactctttgcaattttacactgtcgaactcctttctgatattgctccactatttgtcggcacagaattagggggattggtgatcctctccccatctttacttctgagagccgctgccactccaagatgctctttttatacccagtcatgttaatgacctattgccaattgacctaatgagttgcaatttggtcctccagctgttccttttttgtccctttaacttttccagcctcttattgccccgtcccaacttttttgacatgtgttgctgtcatgaaatttcaaatgagccaatatttggcatgaaatttcaaaatgtctcactttcgacatttgatatgttgtctatgttctattgtgaatacaatatcagtttctgagatttgtaaattattgcattccgtttttatttacaatttgtactttgtcccaacttttttggaatcggggttgtacctcacTGTAGATCAGATCCATTTTCTCTAAtttcttatcctgtgcagggttgcaggcaagaggcagggtacagcctggacaagtcagcagatAATCGCAGGGCTAatgacacattcacactcacattcacacctacgctcaatttagagccaccagttaacctaacctgcatgtctttggactgtgggggaaactggagcacctggaggaaacccacgcggacacggggagaacatgcaaactccgcacagaaaggccctcgccggccacggggctcgaacccagagccttcttgctgtgaggtgacagtgctaaccactacaccaccatgccgccactgtCGAGCAGGGACTCTCAAAAAATGTACATGaataatagaaagaaagaaagcacagctttattcatcacacacttgtgaaattcctctctgcatttaatccatctgaagcagtgaagacacacacacacacacacacacacaagcaatgaccacacacacacacccagagcagtgggcagccatgctaacagcgcccggggagcagttgggagttcggtgccgcgctcaagggcacctcagcccaaggccgtcccatattaacctaaccgtatgtctataaataataaaaaataaaaaataaattaattaattaaaaaaataaataataataataataataataataatccaggaTGCATCAGTACAGAAATAttttacaatttttaaaaaattaggcacattatttaaataaatgcatACAATAATACTGTATTCTGcatattaattgaatttattggctttttttttaattgaataacTTTCCAACCATAGACCTCATTTTATTAGAAATTATCATTATTTATCAGGATAACTACTTTGGGGTGTTGTGAGTTCCAGCTGGATATGGACTCTTAGGGGCCCACTCCACTTTAGGGGTCTGTAGAttttaataaaaatgtgttcgGTGAGTGGCTCCAACACGCAGGCAAACTATTATTATGTACCAAACTTTCATTGGTGAAACATGACAGTTTTTTCTTCAGTGGAGCCTGAATGAAGCTTTGAACAAACTTGGACAGTCCTGGCAACAGGTTCCTCCATGACGTGACTGGTTTTAGAATGGaacagaatgcctttattgtcactatacactttCTTCCCTCTCTCTGGTCTGAATGATTCATACTCTGTGTTCAGAGTGCCTGAGAAAACCAGGACAGCTTATTCAAccgtgcctttcgcccgtagtcagctgggataggctccagcttgcctgcgaacctgtagaacaggataaagcagctacagataatgagatgagatgagatgagatttatttattaaaaCCATGAAAATCATGTACTGTTTTTGCTAAAGGTCTACTCATTTATTCTTCTCTTAATTAAAGAATTCCATGTTTCTTTCCAAAATTATCTCTTTGGATATTTTATGAGTGTAGAAGCCGTTTCTCAACTCAGTAGTGTTACCAAATGGCAGGCTGCTCACCCTCAGGTGGAGGTGTCCATGGACTCTGTTCAAGGCCACACACTAATTTCCCAATGGTATGTATCGGTTTCCTAGAGACCTGAAAAAATGTGTAGATTGTATTTTTTTTCCCAGCCCATGATCGGTTTCTTGCATACAGCAAAGGTTACGTCAAACTGTGCGGTTCACACTGGAGTGTATAAAAGCAGGAGGGAGTGTGTGCAGACTGGATCCACCCAGCCAACTAAATCTGTAGCTCTGAGATTCATTCCACAGCTGCAGACATGGTCATAAGTGTTGCTCTCATCTGGGCCGTTGTTGTGGGACTCTGCTGCTGCCTGTGGCTCATTCTGGGAATCCGCAGGAGGTAAATAAATATTAATTCACGTCATCTAAGATTGGAGATATTTAACATTGTGTCCTCAATACACTGATGATAATGCTGCAAGTTGGGTTTGCATAACATTTATGGTAGCTGAGTGATGCAATCTGAATTTAAGGAAATGCTTCATTTGTAATTCAAGCTGTGAGGATTCTCACTTCCTAAACTGATGAAACTGAATTTGTGTTTTTATAATTTCAGTGTTCCATGTTGGAAGCCTGGATTAGggattagattttttttaatcacagtgGAAAAGTCTCAGATACATGCAGAGAAATGCTGTAAAACAAAAATTAAGTACTCAACAATTTctacataaaattaaaaaaaaaaattacaaagagCAGTGAACAGGAaactaaacaaagtcaatatttggtgtgacaaaTACAGTCCTGTCTTCACTTTTTAAAGCTGCATCTGTCGTCTCATGCACACTTTCTGCAGCTTTATAAGGAAACTGGGTGATGTTTTTTGGAGCATCTTTAAAATCCAGGTCTTCTGGAGATGATGTTGCTTTATTTACTGGCATATATTTTAATTTGTGGTTGGAAAAATAATGTTTGGAAACCTAAAGATGTTCTTGGATTGACTCAATAATGCAGATGTCATAAATAAGCATCAAAAACAAAATTCCCCCACAGCAGAAATCTTATGTTATGAGGCATGTTCTTGATTGAATGATTTTTGCTGCATCCTGTTTGCCCAAAtatatcataatttaaaaaaaagaagcagTGGCTTAGAATTTGAGTATTTCTGACTGACACATCAGATTTAAAATTTTATCACTTACGGATCCTGAAATAAAtttccacggttgtaaagagtgattatatgagttactatatccttcctggggcggcacggtggtgtagtggttagcgctgtcgcctcacagcaagaaggtcctgggttcgaaccccgggtccggcgagggcctttctgtgtggagtttgcatgttctccccgtgtccgcgtgggtttcctccgggtgctccggtttcccccacagtccaaagacatgcaggttaggttaactggtgactctaaattgactgtaggtgtgaatgtgagtgtgaatggttgtctgtgtctatgtgtcagccctgtgatgacctggcgacttgtccagggtgtaccccgcctttcgcccgtagtcagctgggataggctccagcttgcctgcgaccctgtagaaggataaagcggctagagataatgagatgagatgagatgagactatatccttcctggccaaaaaaaaccccaaattactcaaaccaatctgttcattttcctctgacctctcatcaacaaggcgtttgtttccacccacagaactgtcgctcactcactcactcactcgatcttttttgttttctgcaccattctgtgtaaactccagatactgttgtgtgtgaaaaccccaggaaatcagcagtttctgaaatactcaaaccagtccatctggatcaaaccaacacccataccacagtgaaagaaagtcaaacttcactgtgagatcacaatttttcccattctgatgcttgaacattgtgaacatgaactgaagctcttgatttgtatctgtatgattttgtcaagggattggctggttAGAGAACTGCACCAcccagcaggtggatgtaggggtgttcctaataaagtagccggCGAGTATAATCTTGCATTTTGAATTTAAGCGGGTGATCTTCAATTAGATTGGGACTGAAATGTGCTTGAGTTCCTGTTGCAAAATTGCAAAACCTGTACAATGGCATCATGGAAAGTGTGTAGTCCTGTACCTGATACTGTAATGGTGATGCAATATTTCAGAATGACTTCATTATTTCTGTTGTAGGTAAAGAAACATATTTAGTTAAATGCAATCCATTTCACCAATCATTTACCGATTTGGCCACTAAAAGCTGAGTTATTAGCTCATTTCagtttgttgtgtgtgtttcagacagCCAGGTGAACCTCCAGTAGAAAATGGCTGGATCCCCTACATGGGTTGTGCGCTTCAGTTTGGCGCCAACCCACTGGAATTCCTCCGTGGCAGACAGAAAAAATATGGTCACATTTTCACATGTAAGATCGCCGGCCAGTATGTTCACTTCCTCTGTGACCCATTCTCTTACCACACTGTTATCCGTCAAGGGAGGCATCTAGACTGGAAAAAATTTCACTTTGCAGCATCtgtcaaggtaaaaaaaaaaagtcccatgcGAAGGAAGACTAACTGAGTGGCACAAATACAGAATGGTCATGTTCAGACATAACAAAATAATGTTTAATAAATCAGGTTTCATGGCATCATTTGCCTTAGACATACATGACATTCTACTTGCAAAATGTAGACAAGAATATAGGACCAGTCTTGTGCAAACATCTGCATCTGATCTGACGATCTGTTCCTGCAGGCATTTGGTCATGAAAGTATGGACCCGAGTCATGGCTACACAACCGAGAACCTTCACCAGACCTTTCTGAAGACGTTGCAAGGCGATGCACTTCCTTCTCTCATTGAAACCATGATGGAGAACCTGCAAAGTGTCATGCTGCAGTCCAACATGCTTAAATCCAGCAGCTCTGAATGGGAAGTGGATGGAATCTTCGCTTTCTGCTACAAAGTGATGTTTGAGTCTGGCTACCTCACGCTGTTCGGAAAGGAGCTGGATGGAGACAAGACTGCTGCACGTCAACAAGCCCAGAAAGCCCTCGTCCTCAGTGCTCTCGAGAACTTCAAGGAGTTCGACAAGATTTTCCCTGCGCTCGTCGCAGGCCTCCCCATCCACGTATTCAAGAGTGGCCACAGTGCACGAGAGAACCTTGCCAAAACCATGCTGCACGAGAACCTCAGCAAGCGCACCAAGATTTCTGACCTCATATTGCTGCGAATGCAGCTCAATGACTCATTATCAACCTTCAACGAGCTGAGCAAAGCCAGGACTCATGTTGCTATCCTGTGGGCCTCAC
Protein-coding regions in this window:
- the LOC132864481 gene encoding cytochrome P450 7A1 → MVISVALIWAVVVGLCCCLWLILGIRRRQPGEPPVENGWIPYMGCALQFGANPLEFLRGRQKKYGHIFTCKIAGQYVHFLCDPFSYHTVIRQGRHLDWKKFHFAASVKAFGHESMDPSHGYTTENLHQTFLKTLQGDALPSLIETMMENLQSVMLQSNMLKSSSSEWEVDGIFAFCYKVMFESGYLTLFGKELDGDKTAARQQAQKALVLSALENFKEFDKIFPALVAGLPIHVFKSGHSARENLAKTMLHENLSKRTKISDLILLRMQLNDSLSTFNELSKARTHVAILWASQANTLPATFWSLFYLIRCPAAMKAATEEVKHMFESSNQKVDPKDPQLILTREQLDNMPVLDSVVKEAMRLSSASLNVRVAKGDFLLQLDNNESYQIRKDDLIALYPQMLHFDPEIYEDPLMYKYDRYLDENGQEKTCFYRGGRRLRYYYMPFGSGVTKCPGRFFAVHEIKQFLSLMLSYFDMELLDSEVKVPPLDQSRAGLGILQPTYDVDFKYRLKKQ